A region of the Mycobacterium sp. NBC_00419 genome:
CCCGGTCTGGGTTCTCATCGTGAGCGTGCTACTGCTCACCCGCGCAGGGGTTTTCGAGCGGCATCGCGACGAGTACTGGGAGCATGGCTAGCCGTACCGAGCACATCGTGCCGCCGAGCGGTCATGGCGCGAGGAAGGTGATCGGTTCGGCTGGGGCGAAGTCGGCGTCGACATTGCCGATGATCGCATCGTTGTTCTCGACAGAGACGGCACGCACTCCTGACCCGGGCGCAAAGTTCAGCTGATTCAAGTTCGCCCAGACGATGTTGGGGCTCAACGTGGATTCGAAGTAGTACACCTTGGTGGTCGCATCGGAGACCGACCGCCAATACGTCGGGGACAGGTTGGGGTGCGCGGCGTCGGACACACCCCAGGGCACCGATACGTTGCGCATCACGCTGAAGACGCCAGCCACGGCCTTGCGATCATCGGTGGTCTGCGGCAGCTGGCTCAGGTAGTAGGACGCGCGCACAAATCGATCCTCCGAGCGGATGGACCCCGGCAGCTCGCTGTTGGGATCCCTGTTCTTCCACTGCGCGGCGAGCGCGAGCTGCTTGTCATAGGTCGGACTGTTGGTCATGACCTGGTACTGGCGGCCGTGGTGAACCACGACCTTGCCGTTGAGGTATTCGAAGATCGCCGAATCGCCGCTGGCATCGGAGACGGCCAGGTGCACGGTCGGTTTGCCGATCTTGTTGGGGCCGAAGTCGACCGGGACGATGTAGATCGACGGGTTACTGAAGGCGTCGACCACTTCGTTGACGGTAGAGAAACTGGTCAGGACGTACTGCACCCATCCGCCGAACGAGAGCCGCGGCCGGTTGTCGGTCGGTGCGGGGCCGAAGTCGGCTTCGGACAGGTACAGCAGGTTGGCCACCAGCCCGGTTTCGTTCATGCCGTCGAAGACCCCGTTGACCGGTCCGCCCGGATTCGCCGCACCGGCGACGACGACCGCGCCGTACTTGCTCGTCCACGACAGGGAGTTGACACCGCCGGAACCGTCCTGGGTGAGGCCTTCCGGAATGACGTAGAGGTGAGCGTCGAACGAGTACGGCCAGTCCATCGACCTTCCGGTGATGACCGCACCGTTGGGGCCCAGCCAAGTGACGCGTGTGCATGCGCCCGCCCCCGGCGCGGTGGCCAGCAGGCACACGGCCGCGACGAGCGGGGCCAGAATGCGGGTCCAAGTGCGATGTCTCATGTGATCCATTTCTGCTCGTGCGCCGGCTCCGGGGCGGGGCCGAACGATACTAAGGGGTGAAGGTGGCGCCGGGCCGCGTCTCGATCGACGTCAGCTCAGCAGCCAACGCTGTTTTCGCGGCCATCACGTCGATCTGGGGATTGAACCGGGCAAGCGCCTCGATGGCCACGCCGAGCTTCTGCCGCATTCGGCGGGTGGGGATGACGACCCCGATCGCCTGCAGCCCCCCAATGGGCGCGTTGATCGCCGTGGCCAGTGCGCAGACTCCGGTGCGGTGTTCTTCGGCATCGATGGCCACGTTCAGCCGCCTGATGGTCTCCAGTTGGTTCACTAGTTCGTCGCGATCGGTGACGGTGGCCGGGGTAAACCGGGGCATCGGCCCCTGCAGGAGACTGTGCAGAGAACTGTCTGTGATCCGCGACAACAGCGCTTTTCCTAAACCGTTGGCGTGCAACGGAAAACGCTTGCCGATGCTTGCGGTTCCGCCGAGCGGCTCCGGCCCGCTCACCCCGTCGACGATGACGGCGTTGTGGCCACCGACGACGGCCAGCTCGGTGTTCTCACCCAACGCGCGTGAGAGGGCGATCAGGTGGCTCCGATTCGCGGACACCAGGCGCAGGTGTGCATCGATCCCGAAGTTGAGCAGTCCGGGGCCGAGCGTGTAGCAGGTGCGTGCCGCCACACGCGTCACGTACTGCTCGCGTTCGAGGGCCTGCAGGATGCGGTGAACGCTGGAGCGTGAGAGCCCGGTGCGGGTGGCCAGGTCGGTCACGGTCAGCGGACCCCGGCCCTTGGAGATGACGTCCAGAACCACAGTGACACGCCGCAGGTCCGGCATGGTCGGCTCCCTTCACTGCCCGCGGTCGGCACCGCAGGGGTCGTATTGCGCTTCGCGGACCAGACGAACTGGTTCGTTCGTCTGACTATAGCGTACCGGACGGACTATTTCGTCTGGCTATGATCGGGGAGTGCGGAACGCGACAGAGCTGCGGAATGAGATCTTGGCCGCGGCTCGCGCTGAGTTCGCCCAGCACGGGCTGGCCGGCGCCCGTATCGACCGGATCGCCAAGGCCGCGCCCGCCAGCAAGGAACGCCTCTACGCGCATTTCGGCGACAAAGAGACCCTGTTTCGTGCAGTGGTCGCCCGCGACACGGCCGAGTTCTTCCAAGCGGTGACGCTGCGCCCTGATGCTGTCGCCGAGTTCGTCGGCGAGATCTACGACCTGGCCCGCGAACAACCCGAGCATGTGCGGATGAACAACTGGGCACGCCTGGAAGGGGTCGTCCTCGACGAACCGCAGGCCGATGGTCACTCCGTCGTCGACGACACTGTCGAGGCACTCCGCGTCGCCCAGGACAGGGGTTACGTCGATCCGGTGTGGCAGCCGTTCGATCTTCTGATGTTGTTGTTCGGGATCGGACTGGCCTGGGCGCATTCACCCGATCCCAACGCCGTGTCCGACGATCCGGCCGTAGTGGCGCGCCGCCGTGCGGCCGCGGTGGAGGCCGCTGCCCGCGTCATCGCCGTACGAGCGTGATCGGTGATCGGGCAGTAGCTGCCGGCCGATCGGGAACCGTTGCCCCGTCCCGATTCTCGGGACAGTAAAACAGCGCACTCCCGAGCGCCGTCGGGGACGTGTTCCGACGATGCCCGGCCGACGCCACAAGGCCGGCCCCGATGCCGCCAGTACCAACGATGCGAGGCGATACCGTGGTGCGCCCAGCCGCGGTGTAAGTCCAGCTCACCGCGCAAATCCGGTGCGCTAGGCCGCCGTCGCCTTCCATCACGGCATGGCGGCGCCGAGAGCGACGCCCGTCGGTGCCAGGCGCCCTGTCTCCACGATGCGCGACGACGTCGGCCGGCCGGGGCGGAACACCGAGTGGCCCCCGAATCCGGGCGTCCACAACCGATTCGACGGCATCGGGTTGAGTGTTTTCAGATAGCTTGCTGCCGTTAGGAATTAAAGCCAACGAGGGCAGCCAGACGCCTCACCGGCGGCGTGAATGGCAATGCCGACACGCGGTCTGTCGGGAAGTCCATGCCAACTCGACATCGAGGAGGAACTGCCGTGGGAACTCACTCGTCGTCGCCCAGAACGGCCGTCCACCGGCACGCACAGGCGAATAGCGGGCGCCACCGCAAGCGGTCGCAGCGCCGAATCGAGCCCTACTCGTGGCTGGGCGCCGGGGCAGTCGCCCTAGGCATGGGTGCCGCGCTGGCCTACGGATCCGGCGTGGCCCACGCCGACGACGGATCTTCTGCTGGCAGTGCAGCTTCGCCGAACGCGCAGTCGCCGACCAAAGGCGGGGCGACCGCCCAGCCTGCGGGCCGTGCCGCCAAATCTTCGGGTTCGGCTAAGCGCACACCGTCGGTGGGGACGACGAAGACTGCGACCACACCGGCAGTCGCCGCGACGACGGTGCGGTCCGCCTCCGCGGTGAACTCCGCCGGAGCCGCAGTCGCGTCGAACGGCGTAGCGACGACCACAACCGCCTACGAGGCTTCCGGCGTGTACACCGGCGGTCAGGTGGTGACTGTGAACGGGGTGACCTACCGAGCGAACTGGTGGACCAGCGGCGCGGATCCGACGACCAACAACGGCGCCGCCGGTTCCGGTCAGCCCTGGACCGTCGTGTCCTCGGGTTCCGGCACGACGGGTTCGGGCGCGACGGGTTCCGGCACGACGGGTTCGGGCACTACCGGTACGTACGAAGCTGGTTCGGTGTACACCTCTGGAGCCGTGGTGACCGTGGATGGTGTTACCTACGAAGCTAATTGGTGGACCAGTGGCGCCGATCCGGCGACCCATAGTGGTGCTGTCGGATCCGGTCAGCCCTGGACCGTCGTCTCCTCGGGCACGACCGGTTCCGGCACGACTGGTTCCGGAACGAGTAGCTCCGGCACGAGTGGCACGGGCACGACGAATTCCAGCGGAGTCGTGACCTACTCGGCCGGCTCGGTGTACACCGCGGGAGCGCTTGTGACCGCGAACGGGATTACCTACCAGGCCAACTGGTGGACCAGCGGCGCCGATCCGGCGACCAACAGCGGTGCCGTCGGATCCGGTCAGGCATGGACTCTCGTCGGACCGACTGCCACGGCAGCGCCGTCAGCTCCCGTCAACCTTGCCGTGTCGAGCGTCAGCGCGAACGCGGTGTCCCTGTCGTGGAGCAACGGCGGTGGATACGCGGCGAGCTACGACGTCTTCCAAGACGGACTCAAGACAGCGACGGTCGCGGGCACCTCAGCGTTCGTCAGCGGACTGACGCCCTCGACCGCATATATGTTCACTGTCGCAGCGGTCAACTCCTACGGGGCGTCTGCGCAGAGTTCCCCACTGTCGGTGACGACCTCGGCCCAGGGCTCGACCGCCGGGTATTACTTCTCGCCGTACGTCGACATGTCGCTCACCGTCGGCCAGAACGTCGTGTCGATGGCACAGCAGGCCGGCCTGGACCACGTCACACTGGCCTTCCTGCAGAGCAGCGGTTCGGGAAACATCGGGTGGGGTGGTAGCGGATCAATCGCCAACGACCAGCTGTCCAACGGAACCTCGATCAAAACCGTTGTGCAGCAATTGCAGAGCAACAACGTCGACGTGACGATCTCTTTGGGCGGTGCGGTCGGGGTGGACCCGGCTGTGGCAGCGACGTCGGCACGTCAACTGCAGAGCCAATTGCAGTCGGTCATCGACCGCTACGGCGTCAACTCCCTGGATTTCGATGTCGAGGGATCGGCGACGGCCAACGCGGCAGCCAATCAGATTCGCGGCCAAGCCATCGCCGCCCTGCAGGCTGCAAACCCCGGACTGAGGATCAGCTTCACGCTGCCCGTTCTCCCTACCGGGCTCACCCAGGATGGTCTCAGCGTCCTCGCGGCGGCGACGACCGCCGGGGCCCACGTCGACATCGTCAACATCATGGCCATGGACTACGGCTCGGCCGTCGACAATGGCGGTGACATGGGGCTCAGCGCAATCCTGGCGGTCCAGAGCACCGAGGCCCAGCTCGACAAGATCGGACTGGCCGACACCAAGATCGGGGTGACTCCGATGATCGGCCAGAACGACGTCTCGAGCGAGGTTTTCACCCTTGCCGACGCACGCGAACTGGTGGCGTATGCGGCGACGGACCCGCGTATCGCGGAGCTCTCGATGTGGTCGCTGGCCCGCGATAACGGTTCCGGCGCCGGAACGCGGTGGGCCTCACCGACCAGCAGCAGCCTCAGCCAGAGCGACTACGCCTTCGCGGCGATCCTCGGCCACTCCGGCCAGGCTGCTTCTACCATCCCCACCAGCGTCCAGATGTAGCTGACGATGACCACCCGCGTGACATCCATGTCAGGCACAGTGAAAGAGAGGGCGATTATGTTCGCGAACGATTCATCCCGAGAGCGCCACCGAGCACCCGCGAGAGTTGTCGGTGCCGCGGTGATGATGACGCTGGCCGGCCTTATCGGCGCGTGCGGGCATAACGAGTCGCCAGCACCGGCCACCACGTCCAGTCCAAGTGTTACCCAGACCGAGAAGAGTGCTGGAACCGACGGCGGGGCAAACAAATTCACCCCGACGATGACCGCCCCCGTGACGACGCCCCCGCTCAACTCCGGTAACAGCGGCTACAACGGTCCGGGCGAGAACAACAACGGCGGCCCCAAGAACAACAACGGCGGTGGACCCGGCGGCGCTGGCCACTAAGGCGCCTCGATCTCCTCGCGCTTGAACGCCGGCCACCAGATCCGCGGGCCGATCAAGGTGAACAGCGCCGGGATCACCACGGTGCGGACCACGAAGGTGTCCAGCAGGATGCCCAGGCCCACGATGATGCCCAACTGGGTCAGCACGATCAGAGGCAGCACACCAAGCACGCAGAACACCGCGGCCAAAACGATTCCCGCACTGGTGATCACCGCGCCGGTGGCCGACACCGCGCGCACGATGCCACCGCGGGTGCCGTACATCGGCGTCTCTTCCCGGGCCCTGGTGACGAGGAAGATCGTGTAATCCACGCCGAGGGCCACCAGGAACAGGAAGGCGAACAGCGGTGTGGTGATGTCGAGGGCTGGGAAGCCGAGCACGTGAACGCTCACCCAGCCGCCGAGGCCGAGTGCGGCCATCGTCGACAAGACGGTCGCGGCGACCAGTACCAGCGGTGCGATCATCGCCCGCAGGAGCACGTATAGCACGGCGAGCACGATGATCAGGATGGCGGGGATCACCACCCAGCGGTCGTGGATCGCGGCTGTCTTGGCGTCGAACGCCTGCGCATCGGAGCCGCCGACGAGCGCACCGGGGTCGGCGTCCCTCAGGGAACTGCGAAGCGCTGCAACGGTATCGAATGCCTTCTGCGAGCCTGGTGCGGCGTCGGTGACGACCTGCCACTGGGTCAGTCCGGTGGGGGACTGGCCGGCAAGGTTCACCGACACTACCCCGGGGGTGCCCTGGATCGCGGCGGCGACGGCGTCGGCCTTGTCGGTATGGCCGAACACCCGGGTGGGGTCGGTCAGGCCGCTGGGGTAGTGAGCTGACAGGGTTTTGAAGCCGGTGACGGAGTCCGCGCTCACCCGGAACTGGTCGATCTGGTTGAGGCCGACCGGGGTCGCGAGCAGGCCGGTGGCGAGCACGGCCAATGCGGCGATCGATACGACGGCGACCCGGGTGGCGTGCTGGGACACCCAGTCTGCTATCCGATGCCACGCGCCGGTGGTGGTGATCTCCTCGGATCCGGCCTTGGGGACGAAGGGCCAGAACAACTTCCGGCCGAACAGGGCCAGCAGCGGCGGGAGCATCAGCAGCACGAACACCGCAGCCACCAGAAGTCCTGACGCGGCCTGCACGCCGAGGCTGCGAGTGCTCGGCGAGGACGCGAACAGCAGTGTCAGCAGCGCCAGGACCACGGTCGCGTTGCTGGCCACGATGGCCGGACCGGCATGGCGCACCGCCGTTTGTAACGCCTGGCGGTGGTGCTCGACCGGATGTCGCCGGCCGGGCGGCTCCGGCGTGTGGCGCAGTTCTTCGCGGTAGCGCGAAATCAGCAGCAGCGCATAGTTGGTGCCGGCGCCGAACACCAGCACGCTGGTGATACCTGAGGTCGAGCCGTCGGCCGTCATCCCGCTGGCATCGGCGATCGCCGATCCCACCACGGCAGCCACCCGGTCGGCGAAAGCGATGACCAGAAGCGGCACCAGCCACAGCACGGGGGAGCGGTAAGTGATGATCAGCAGCAGCGCCACCACGGCGCCGGTGACGGCCAGCAGGGTGACGTTGGCCCCGGAAAAGGCGTTGGCGATATCGGCGCCGAACGCCGGGCCGCCGGTGACATTGACCACCAGATCGCCCGGCAGCCCGTCTTTGGCGGCCTCGCGAAGTTCCTTGACTGTGTCGCTGAGCGCGAACCCGGACAGTGTGGAGTCCAGCGGCACCGGCGCCAGGGCGGCCTTGCCGTCGGTCGACGGCACGACAGGGATCGGCGGACCCGCAGGGCCGGCGACGGCGACCATCCGGCCGCGGGCGTCCTCGGCCGCGGCGAGATCCGATGGCGACAGTGTGCCGCCGTCGCCGCGGGTGGCGACCAGGATCACCGGTGCCTGGTCGCCGCCGGGGAACTCCTTGAGCAACGCCGCCGCTTTCGCTGACTCCGCGCCCGGCGGCAGGGAGACCGGCGACTTGTCGGCCGATGCGCTTTCGCCGAGGGCGCCCATGAGCCCGACGCCGATCATGGCCACGAGCACCGCGATCACCCAGGAGAAGCGGACGGAGAGCAGCTCGCCGATGCGGTCCCACATCGGCGGTGTCGGTTGAGGCGTCTTACGCATGGCGACCAGCATAGCTTCATATTCTTAACAGTTCATCTACTTAAGGGATATGCTGGCGTCATGGACGAATCGCGCCGGCCCGCTCTGGAATCCGCGGTGGTCGCCGATGTACAGGCGCTCTCCGCGGAGTCCGACCAGATCGGCCGGGCGTTCGCCGGTGTGCACGACATGTCCGCCAACGACTTCCGCGCGCTGGTGCACATCATGGTCGCCGAGAACGCGGGGACCCCGCTGACGGCGGGGGAACTGAAGAACCGGATGGGGATGTCCGGTGCGGCCATTACCTACCTGGTCGAGCGGATGATCGAGTCGGGTCATCTGCGCCGGGAATCCCACCCGGCCGACCGGCGCAAGGTGATCCTGCGGTACGCGGATCACGGCATCGAGGTGGGCAAGGCGTTCTTCACCCCACTGGCCACGCACACCCACCGTGCACTGGCGGATCTGCCGGAGTCCGACCTGGCGGCCGCCCATCGGGTGTTCGCCGCGGTGCTGACCGCGATGGCCGGGTTCCGCGCCGACCTGTCGGCGCCGCCTGGTTAGCTGGCGCCGTGCTCGACACCGTCGCTGTGGAGAACTACCGATCGCTGCGCCGGCTTGTCGTCCCCCTGGGGCGTTGCAACGTCGTCACCGGTCCCAACGGCAGCGGCAAGTCGAGTCTGTACCGCGCCTTGCGATTGCTCGCCGACTGCGCCCGCAACGGGTCGGTCAGCGCGCTGGCCCGCGAGGGCGGTCTGAGTTCGACCATGTGGGCCGGGCAGGGCAAGACAGGCCCGGCGAGCCTCAAACTGGGCTTCGCCGGCGAGGACCTGGGCTACGCCGTCGACTTCGGCGTACCCGTCCCCGGTCGCACCGCGTTCAACCTGGACCCGGAGGTCAAGTCCGAGGCGGTCTGGGCCGGCCCGGTGTTGCGGCCCGCGACCCTGCTTGCCGAGCGCCTGGGCCCTGCGGTGCGCATCCGCGACATCGACGGCGGCTGGCGAATCACGCCGGCTGGACTGCGTCCGTTCGACAGCATGCTCAGCGAGGTCGGCGATCCGCAGGCCGCACCGGAACTGCTCGCACTGCGCGAACGGGTGCGGTCCTGGCGGTTCTACGACCACGTCCGCACCGACGGCGACGCCCCGGCGCGGCAGTCCCAGATCGGCACCCGGACCACGGTGATGAACCATGACGGTTCCGACCTCGCAGCGGCGCTGCAGACCATCGCCGAGGTCGGGGACGCCGCGGCAATGGCCGAGGCGGTCGACGACGCCTTTCCCGGTAGCCGGGTAGAGATCGACTGCACAGACGCCCGCTTCGAGGTGACACTGCGCCAGCCGGGAATGCTGCGTGCCCTGACCGCCGCCGAACTCTCCGACGGCACCCTGCGCTACCTGTTGTGGGTGGCGGCGCTGCTGACACCGCGTCCGGCCGAACTGACGGTCCTCAACGAACCCGAGGCCAGCCTGCACCCTGATCTGCTGCCCGCGCTGGCCCGGCTGATCACCCGCGCGGCGGAGGGTTCGCAGATCATCGTCGTCACCCACGCCGCACGGCTGGTGACCGCGCTGGAAGACCGAAGCGAGGTCAATACCGTCGAACTCACCAAGGACGACGGCCAGACCGCGATCGTCGGCCAGGGTCTGCTCGACGAGCCGTCCTGGCATTGGCCTGCCCGGAGCTGAGCGCACCTATCCTTGGGCATCATGCGTGTGATGCTGGTGGGATCCGGTGAGCTGAGCCGCGAGCTGGTGCTGGCGTTCCAGCGCCTGGGTGCCGAGGTGATCGCCGTAGACCACCACGCCGGTGCCCCGGCACACGATGCCGCTGACGAAGCGCTCGTGGTGGCGATCACCGATCCCGAGGAGCTCGCCGCCGCGGTCCGGCAAAGCCGGCCCGACTTTCTCGTGGTGAACACCAACGCGGTGGCGATCGACGCGCTGCGGACCGTCGAGGAGAACCCTGCCGTCGAGGTGGTGCCTTCGGTGCACGCCACCCGGCTGAGCCTGGACCGCGAGGGCATCCGCAAGCTCGCCGCCGACGACCTGGGTCTGCCGACGGCACCCTTCTGGTTCGCCGGGTCGGAGGCAGAACTGGCGGCGGTCGCCGAGCATGCCGGGTTCCCGCTCGTGGTCAAGCCGGTGGTGGGCGCTCCCGGCCAGGGCCAGTCGGTGCTGCTGCGCCCCGACGATGTCGAGCCGGCCTGGCAGCGGGCCGTCGATGCCGGCGGGCGGGTACCGCACAACCGGGTGCTGGCCGAGACCGTCGTGGAGATCGACTACGCAGTCACGCTGCTCACGGTGCGCACCGAAGGCCCGGCCGGACCGCAGCTGCATTTCTGCGAACCGATCGGGTACCGCCAGCTCGACGGCGGTGTCCTGGAGTCATGGCAGCCGCAGCACATGACGCTGGCCGCGCTCGGCGCGGCGAAGTCGGTGGCCGCGCGGATCGTGCGCGCCCTGGGCGGTCGCGGGGTGTTCGCGGTGGAACTGCTGGTTCGCGGCGACGAGGTGTACTTCTCCGACGTCCGGGTTCGGCCCTGCGACAGTGCCCTGGTGACGCTGCGCACCCAGCGGCTCTCGGAGTTCGAGTTGCACGCCCGCGCCGTGCTGGGCCTGCCGGTCGACACCATCATGATCTCGCCCGGCGCGGCCGAGGTCACCTACGCCGACGAGGCTGACAGCGGACCCCAGCGCAATCCGGAGCCGGCTCCGGTGCTCGCCGAGGCGCTGACCGTGCCCGAAAGCGACGTCCGGCTGTTCTGGCGACACCAGGGCGCGTCCCGGCTACGGCTGGCGCTGGCGCTGGCCACCGCGGGCGACGTCACCACCGCACGTGATCGGGTGCGCCAGGTCTCGACCACTCTGCGAAGGCTGTGGGAGTCATGACCGAACAAGAGAACAGCGGGTCGAGCCCGATGCCGATCCTCATCGCGCTGGGGGTGGTTGCGCTCGTCCTGATCGGAGTCGGCATCTCGTGGCTGGTCCGCGGTGACGGCATGACCGAGGACACCCAGGTGGGCCGCGCCGCGGTGGGCCAGAACGACGCTCTGCAACGCGAGAACTATCCGGACTTCCGTAAGTACACCTGCGTCCAGCAACAGGGCGCCGAAGCTGAAGTCCTTGCCCGCCAACAGCAGTCGACGACCGC
Encoded here:
- a CDS encoding linear amide C-N hydrolase, whose product is MRHRTWTRILAPLVAAVCLLATAPGAGACTRVTWLGPNGAVITGRSMDWPYSFDAHLYVIPEGLTQDGSGGVNSLSWTSKYGAVVVAGAANPGGPVNGVFDGMNETGLVANLLYLSEADFGPAPTDNRPRLSFGGWVQYVLTSFSTVNEVVDAFSNPSIYIVPVDFGPNKIGKPTVHLAVSDASGDSAIFEYLNGKVVVHHGRQYQVMTNSPTYDKQLALAAQWKNRDPNSELPGSIRSEDRFVRASYYLSQLPQTTDDRKAVAGVFSVMRNVSVPWGVSDAAHPNLSPTYWRSVSDATTKVYYFESTLSPNIVWANLNQLNFAPGSGVRAVSVENNDAIIGNVDADFAPAEPITFLAP
- a CDS encoding IclR family transcriptional regulator produces the protein MPDLRRVTVVLDVISKGRGPLTVTDLATRTGLSRSSVHRILQALEREQYVTRVAARTCYTLGPGLLNFGIDAHLRLVSANRSHLIALSRALGENTELAVVGGHNAVIVDGVSGPEPLGGTASIGKRFPLHANGLGKALLSRITDSSLHSLLQGPMPRFTPATVTDRDELVNQLETIRRLNVAIDAEEHRTGVCALATAINAPIGGLQAIGVVIPTRRMRQKLGVAIEALARFNPQIDVMAAKTALAAELTSIETRPGATFTP
- a CDS encoding TetR family transcriptional regulator; this encodes MRNATELRNEILAAARAEFAQHGLAGARIDRIAKAAPASKERLYAHFGDKETLFRAVVARDTAEFFQAVTLRPDAVAEFVGEIYDLAREQPEHVRMNNWARLEGVVLDEPQADGHSVVDDTVEALRVAQDRGYVDPVWQPFDLLMLLFGIGLAWAHSPDPNAVSDDPAVVARRRAAAVEAAARVIAVRA
- a CDS encoding carbohydrate-binding protein, which codes for MGTHSSSPRTAVHRHAQANSGRHRKRSQRRIEPYSWLGAGAVALGMGAALAYGSGVAHADDGSSAGSAASPNAQSPTKGGATAQPAGRAAKSSGSAKRTPSVGTTKTATTPAVAATTVRSASAVNSAGAAVASNGVATTTTAYEASGVYTGGQVVTVNGVTYRANWWTSGADPTTNNGAAGSGQPWTVVSSGSGTTGSGATGSGTTGSGTTGTYEAGSVYTSGAVVTVDGVTYEANWWTSGADPATHSGAVGSGQPWTVVSSGTTGSGTTGSGTSSSGTSGTGTTNSSGVVTYSAGSVYTAGALVTANGITYQANWWTSGADPATNSGAVGSGQAWTLVGPTATAAPSAPVNLAVSSVSANAVSLSWSNGGGYAASYDVFQDGLKTATVAGTSAFVSGLTPSTAYMFTVAAVNSYGASAQSSPLSVTTSAQGSTAGYYFSPYVDMSLTVGQNVVSMAQQAGLDHVTLAFLQSSGSGNIGWGGSGSIANDQLSNGTSIKTVVQQLQSNNVDVTISLGGAVGVDPAVAATSARQLQSQLQSVIDRYGVNSLDFDVEGSATANAAANQIRGQAIAALQAANPGLRISFTLPVLPTGLTQDGLSVLAAATTAGAHVDIVNIMAMDYGSAVDNGGDMGLSAILAVQSTEAQLDKIGLADTKIGVTPMIGQNDVSSEVFTLADARELVAYAATDPRIAELSMWSLARDNGSGAGTRWASPTSSSLSQSDYAFAAILGHSGQAASTIPTSVQM
- a CDS encoding MMPL family transporter, whose product is MWDRIGELLSVRFSWVIAVLVAMIGVGLMGALGESASADKSPVSLPPGAESAKAAALLKEFPGGDQAPVILVATRGDGGTLSPSDLAAAEDARGRMVAVAGPAGPPIPVVPSTDGKAALAPVPLDSTLSGFALSDTVKELREAAKDGLPGDLVVNVTGGPAFGADIANAFSGANVTLLAVTGAVVALLLIITYRSPVLWLVPLLVIAFADRVAAVVGSAIADASGMTADGSTSGITSVLVFGAGTNYALLLISRYREELRHTPEPPGRRHPVEHHRQALQTAVRHAGPAIVASNATVVLALLTLLFASSPSTRSLGVQAASGLLVAAVFVLLMLPPLLALFGRKLFWPFVPKAGSEEITTTGAWHRIADWVSQHATRVAVVSIAALAVLATGLLATPVGLNQIDQFRVSADSVTGFKTLSAHYPSGLTDPTRVFGHTDKADAVAAAIQGTPGVVSVNLAGQSPTGLTQWQVVTDAAPGSQKAFDTVAALRSSLRDADPGALVGGSDAQAFDAKTAAIHDRWVVIPAILIIVLAVLYVLLRAMIAPLVLVAATVLSTMAALGLGGWVSVHVLGFPALDITTPLFAFLFLVALGVDYTIFLVTRAREETPMYGTRGGIVRAVSATGAVITSAGIVLAAVFCVLGVLPLIVLTQLGIIVGLGILLDTFVVRTVVIPALFTLIGPRIWWPAFKREEIEAP
- a CDS encoding MarR family winged helix-turn-helix transcriptional regulator; this encodes MDESRRPALESAVVADVQALSAESDQIGRAFAGVHDMSANDFRALVHIMVAENAGTPLTAGELKNRMGMSGAAITYLVERMIESGHLRRESHPADRRKVILRYADHGIEVGKAFFTPLATHTHRALADLPESDLAAAHRVFAAVLTAMAGFRADLSAPPG
- a CDS encoding AAA family ATPase — protein: MLDTVAVENYRSLRRLVVPLGRCNVVTGPNGSGKSSLYRALRLLADCARNGSVSALAREGGLSSTMWAGQGKTGPASLKLGFAGEDLGYAVDFGVPVPGRTAFNLDPEVKSEAVWAGPVLRPATLLAERLGPAVRIRDIDGGWRITPAGLRPFDSMLSEVGDPQAAPELLALRERVRSWRFYDHVRTDGDAPARQSQIGTRTTVMNHDGSDLAAALQTIAEVGDAAAMAEAVDDAFPGSRVEIDCTDARFEVTLRQPGMLRALTAAELSDGTLRYLLWVAALLTPRPAELTVLNEPEASLHPDLLPALARLITRAAEGSQIIVVTHAARLVTALEDRSEVNTVELTKDDGQTAIVGQGLLDEPSWHWPARS
- the purT gene encoding formate-dependent phosphoribosylglycinamide formyltransferase gives rise to the protein MRVMLVGSGELSRELVLAFQRLGAEVIAVDHHAGAPAHDAADEALVVAITDPEELAAAVRQSRPDFLVVNTNAVAIDALRTVEENPAVEVVPSVHATRLSLDREGIRKLAADDLGLPTAPFWFAGSEAELAAVAEHAGFPLVVKPVVGAPGQGQSVLLRPDDVEPAWQRAVDAGGRVPHNRVLAETVVEIDYAVTLLTVRTEGPAGPQLHFCEPIGYRQLDGGVLESWQPQHMTLAALGAAKSVAARIVRALGGRGVFAVELLVRGDEVYFSDVRVRPCDSALVTLRTQRLSEFELHARAVLGLPVDTIMISPGAAEVTYADEADSGPQRNPEPAPVLAEALTVPESDVRLFWRHQGASRLRLALALATAGDVTTARDRVRQVSTTLRRLWES
- a CDS encoding Rv0361 family membrane protein, producing the protein MTEQENSGSSPMPILIALGVVALVLIGVGISWLVRGDGMTEDTQVGRAAVGQNDALQRENYPDFRKYTCVQQQGAEAEVLARQQQSTTAHGARFIDDVTAVKIDGDRATATVVYHFERTPDKRLDTSMAFVRESGDWKVCSPGPA